Genomic DNA from Melopsittacus undulatus isolate bMelUnd1 chromosome 2, bMelUnd1.mat.Z, whole genome shotgun sequence:
AGCTGACTGAGGGGTTTGAAGAAAAGCCAGAATATAGATAACTTCCTACATATTAAAATCATTGAGAATTATAGCTactaaaggaagaagaaaaaacatgtagtgtgaaagcagcagatgtTGAAGTGATGTAAAAACCTGACTGACTCATTGCTCTGCCTCACTAGTAACTCTGTTAGAACTGCACAGTGCCCCTGTCACCACAGCAGTTCAGTGCACCTTAGAACATTCAGGAGAGGTTAACTTGCACTCCATGCATTTCTACAGAAACACAGGATTTTCCAGGCCAGATCACATGGCTGTTTGATGACTTTCAGTGCCTACACTCCAGAAGTCACCAGTACCAGAGCATTGCCCTGCCTCTGTCCTGACCCCCAAGTTACCCACACAGCCtgttctgctgtgctttgtgtaaGGAGAGGAATCTCTTCAGAGTGCCCCCAGATGGAAAGCCTGACTGCTAACAGTACAGCAGTTCTCCTGGTGTGCCAGCGACAGCCCAAGAGCGTTTCTGTGACACCTCCCGAGAAGTACATGTGAGTCCTCTGTCTCCAACCATGCCGTCATGCCAACTGTGGAAATCCTGCGGGATTTCAGAGGCCGGAGCTGAATGCTGTTGGTCTTCTGGCTCCAATGTAAGGCATGTACTGGATTTCCAGTGGGATTCACCAGGCTGTGCAGGAGGAGTAAGTCTGATCTGTTAAGCCCATGGTTGAGACTCATCCTCAGGCTGAAACCATAAGATACAAACCAGAAAGATCCAGGGACTGGAATTTCTGAACATCATTAAAcctgacagaaaagaaaaataaaataaatatttatatgcagGAATACGTTTAAAATCTAAAATGTAGTTTACAGGCCAAACCAGCCAAACTACTGGGAGCTCTCTGATGGCTCGAGTGGTCTCTGGTAGCACCTCCGGCATCACAGGCCTTTTCCACGACAGTAAAGGCACAGGTCGAGAAAAGCTAAGTACAAGAAGCAGAAGTGAGACCGGTGCAGGGAGAAAGGCGCCGTCCCACGCCCCGAGCGTTTGCCGTGCTGGCTGCCGCAGCACTTCCTCTCCGAGAGACAACGGGGCAGCCAGGGAGCCTCCATGGGAGGCGGGGCTCACCGCTCTCGGTAACGCCGCAGGCCGCCGCCCGCCCTTCTCAGCGGCCCTCGCCTGCCCTCGCTGTTCCCCCCTCCGCCGCCGCAGCGACGGGCGGCGCCGGCCATTGCGCTCAGCACCCGGGACAGCAGCAcgggggggggtatggggcgGGAAAGGGGGGAACGTTGCCATGGCAGCAACGGCAGCCTGTGgtcccgccccccccccccccccccccccgcctttgTTGCCACGGTGACGGGGACGCCGCAGCCATGTCGGACGAGAGTGAGGAGGGGAGCGAGGAGGAAGAGGCCGAGGACACCTTGGGGGTCCGTCggggtgctgctggtggggcaGGGTTCAGGGGAGCGCCggcagggaggagaagagaggatgTGACCGGTCACGGCGTCTTAAATACTGTAATGCCGGGCCTGGGGGAGCTCCAGAGGCACTCCTTGCGCGGGCACGGGAGGTTCGGCAATGGGGCTGCACCGCTCAGTTGGGAGCTGCCTCACTTTCTCCACGAGTCATCCATACTTTGCAGCAATGTGtcaggaagggaggaaagccTCTGGCTGCCGATGAAAGTATCTGATAAGCAATGCCTCTGTTGACCAGGTGCTCCTGCAATCTGTGATTCGAGCCAAACTGAAGCAGCTTTGAGTAAACTCCTGTTTCCCTCTGTCTAGTGAGGTTAGATTCAGTCAGGTCTAGCGCTctcaaaggatttttttcccccattcaaTCAGGAGTATGAAGGTGAGCGCAATGCAGAAGGGGAGCGACACGGACGTGGAAAAGCACGTCTACCCAATGGTGATACATACGATGGGGAATATGAACATGGTCTCAGAAATGGGCAGGTAAGAGTCACAGAATCAGTGGCTCTGCTGAAGTTGCAGCAGTTCTGTTCATTTAGATGCTGCATTGAAACAAGGATGAGGACTTACAAGTATTTTATCTATACCAAATATGTTTCAGGGAACTTACAGGTTTAAGAATGGTGCTTGCTACATTGGAACATATCTTCGAAACAAGAAGCATGGCCAGGGGACGTTTTTTTACCCAGATGGATCAAAATATGAAGGTAAACACAGTTGCAAGGATATCTGTAACTGAAGGGGCACATTCCCCCCCATCACCcacccctcccatcccccccatgcAAGAAGATAGTGAATTGGAGGAAGCATTATTTTAAGAAGATAAATTtgctacaaaaatattttccttttatgactttttttacTACAAGCTCTGAGAAGTGTGGAGTTTACTTATGGCAATGTACATCAATTATTATGAAAATTGAGGTATTTAGTAGCGGTATATTCTTGTCATGTCCTTCAAGTTCTGAGAAATATTAAGTATATTTGCAAATCAACCCAATCTCAGTAGAAGAAAATATACTTCTGAGTGATGATTAGAATGACACATGTATTCAGTATAAAGTATTTTAGGACTTTATTAGGTCCATCCTTAAAAATCAGTTTACTGATTAGAGCACTTACTCAGGAATTGGGATGCCTCTGGAATTTGAAGAGATTCAAACttgccttgttttccttcttccagaAGAGTATCCAAAACACTCTGAATATCAATTAGGCTTCAAAGAATAATATTTCTCACCCTTCTTTCTAAGCCAGGCAAGAAAAACCATTCACATTGTAAGGGCTAGGAGCAGAGAGCAAAAACAGCAGCCTACTCTTGCCTTACATATGCACctatgtttgttttgttttttatttttttttgtttgcttttaatttctcttcagttttaatAGAGGATACTTAAGACACAAAGTCTAGCGTCCTTTTGAATATATATCCCCCCTCCCGACTGACAGGACAATTTTAGCAAATGAGGTAAGCTGAAGTAGTCCCTCTTTTTAATTGAATGGAAATGTCACCTTATCTAATGCAACTGTAATACATTACCAAATTCAAAAATAGGAGCAGGACATTACATGGCTTCTTATGTTCATAATGATAATGGAGAATGATAACGGAGACAGATGGTGATGAAAGTGAAAGGGAGATCAGGCAGCTGCATGAATATGTGTGGAGAGGGATGATGAAAGTAAAAAGAGCAGCAGCTTAGAGTAAGGGATGGTGTAAGGAGTGGTAAGGAATCACAGTTGTATcatagctttcttttccttctctagtAATTCATGTATGATAACTCTGCAAACTGATCACTGTATCACACAATGAAATAAATCACGTCTCACACTGTTTTTATCATATTCTCATTAAAGGAGACTGGGTGGATGACCAGAGGCATGGCCATGGACAGTATACCTATGCAAATGGAGACACCTATACTGGCGAGTGGTTTAACCACTACAGGTTTGTTTCATTCTTACAGTGATTTTTCAAGTCACCCAATGGCATTAAAATGCAAAGATTATTTTCAAAGCATGGCTGACTGCAGCAAATCAAGTGCTGCCAGATGACCTTGACAATTTAGTCCAACTTGAGTGATTTCTGCTGCTTAAACAATTAAGTTTTAATACCTAAATTACAGTAACATCCTAAATTCTTAATTTTCAGTAATATAAAGCAAAAGTATTATTTTCTCCTTAGGCATGGGCAAGGTACATATGTCTATAAAGACACAGGATCTAAATATGTTGGTGGTTGGGCACATGGAAACCAGGAAGGAGAAGCTGAACTTATCTACCTAAACCACAGATTTAAGGGCAGGTTTTCAAATGGAAAGGTAAGTGTGCTGAAAAAGTCTTTATTCTTCTGAACAGTTAGCATGGACTCACATTGATATGATCTGTTTCCACTTAAAATAAGAAGCTAGGCTTCTGATCTTTTGTAGTATTTCTTGTACCTTAAGTGTAACATATGAAACTGAATTAACCTGTTAGGACAGAATAACAAATTTCCCTGAATCTTTCCTTTCTATCTATACTGGTATTGGCTATTTTATGAACTTTGTAGGAAAGCgtattttacatttatatgCTTAGAATGTGTTAACTTCATAATTCTGCTGACTTTTTTATCTTCATGCAGCCTGTAGGTCGTGGCAAATATGTCTTTGATATTGGATGTGAGCAGCATGGTGAATACACACaaaaggaggtaaaaaaaataGGGCAAATTATACTGAATATTGGAGAACTCCTTAAGTCAAATCTATAGTTGAGTAATCTATAAAATGCCTTAGGGACACTGATGTTAAAGTAGATGTAATCAGTCAAAAAAGGGTACAAATGCATGCATTCTTCAGAACTGAAGGAggtttcattttgccttttctttagcTTCTCTACTGTGTAATCTTTGACAAGTACAAGGTGTGATTTTCCTGTACTTGCAGACAGGAGTCTTTTATGCTTGAAGTTTAGAAGAATCAGGATCTTCCCAAAACATTTGAAGTTTCAAACCACAGAAGAATGTAGATGTATTTGTCTGTATATTTATCCTGTATTCCATGTTGTTTGAAACAccagaaaaatcaaatattctTATATTTCGGAACTGCTTGATGCTATGTGTACAGATGGTAATTTGCAGCAGATTCATGTTTTGGAAGTATGTCCTATTGTTGCCCAAGAAGCTGTGGATCtcttcccatccctggaagtgttcaggtCCAGCTTGGACGGGGCTTTGATCAACCTAATccagcagaaggtgtccctgcccacgacagggggttggaactatggaagatgatatttaaggtctcttccaatccagaccattctgtgattctgtgattgttgTCCATGTCCTGTTAGGAACTTAATATCCACACTCCTAATAACTGTAGAAAGCAATTAGGATCAggcacttttttcccttcatgcaTGAATGTTTTGAAACGTTTCTGACTAGTATGCTGCAAAAGccatagaaataaatgtatgttAGTATTACTGGTTTGATTTCATGAAAATGTGTCACATTTTAGCTTAaagtttgctgcttctgttgtcTGACAAATTAGTTCTCATTACATACTCTTCGAAAATTCTTCAATGCAGCAGTTGTTTCTTAAGACAAGGacaaaataataagaaaaccTCCTATCATTAGTGATAGAGATTTGCAAAACATGGagactgttttgctttttaggCTAAAAGCATCCAAAATGGTGTGTATCTGGTATCCTCAGTACAGTTGGGAATTGTTGGGGGTGCTGATTTTGGAATATTAAACTTGAATTTAAGAGCTCAAGGTTAAGCACTTGGCATTAGTAATAGTCAACTGATTTAATCAAGGTTCAAAGTGTAGTTCTCTTCCAAGAATTGCAGCTGCTGAAGTTTCTCCACctgcaaatactttaaaaggCCATATCATCACCTTTTTGAGCCCAGATAAAGAGGTTTTGGTACACAAAATCTAAGGGAGTAACATCTTAGTTACTGTCGTAATACCTATGAGATGCTGGATTTCATGAGCCGTTTTCTAGGataaaggagaggaagaagaggaggagctgTCAGTGCTTGCTGAGCCAAAAtggaaagcattaaaaattacCAAATTAACACACTGGACTCCCCATGGGGAAAGCCCACCTCCTCCCAAGGAAGCCTCTCTAgaggcaccagcagcagcagcaccagaagcAGGAGCAAGAGGAGATGGAGTGGAAGAaagatcagcagcagcagtaactGAAGAGGAGACAATTCCATCCATTGCAGGTTTGTTCTACTGGACACTCCATGCTTTGACTTTCCCCTGAAACCACGTTTTTCAGGTTTAATATCAAGTGGTGTGAGAGGTttattttttgggtttgggttgtttgttcttttttttctcctataatTTACCACATATTGAATGTTAGGAACTTCCAAGTCTATTCCTAAACTgcacaatatatatatatgtggttTACCTCATACAGCACAATGAGTTACAACTTGGGAAGCCTGTATATCATTTTAGTATATCATTGCTTGTTATACAAACTTGATAATAAACATTTACAAAAGTTTTTGTGGGATTTCTCCTGTGAGTAAAGACTGCAGACTTCAGTAGAAGTTATTAGCTACTGCACAAAAACTGTGGCTGAGTGCAAATTtgtaaaatttgttttctttgatatttCTAATATCTCCTATTTCAGTCACTGATGAGTCTGATGAGGGTATGTATGGTGAGCCTTCTGCTTTTGAAGCATCCGGTGAAGTTCTTAGCTCAGTGAGGGACACaggagaagaagaggaggaaaacagagaggaagaagaaaaccaagaCCAGGAGGATTAAGGTGAGGAATGGGGCGTGCATGCTCATTCTTCAGTTAGGGTTTGAAATGATATGTGTCAATGTGTTGAAGTCATGCTGCTGCTAAGAGTTCTATTATGAAGCTGAAGAGACCATGGGAAACTCTATCTTTCGTAAGGGGGGGGGGCAGTTCTCTATAGAAGACAACTGGGTTTGAGTAGTCAAGTTCATATGCTGTAACAGCACAAATTAGAAATGCCACTTCTGTGCAGCATTATCTTGCCTGTACAGTTGACAGCATGTCCTGAGCTGAGTTTCTTAGTGATTGCATTTGCaaactattttttattacaaaagaGACAAAATTTCAGACCCTGGGAAATTCAGGGGGGTTTGAGCACTCCACTTTTCTCTCATGGATGGAACTATGCATTCTTATTCTCTTACCTGAAGTAAAAAAGCAGGCAAAACTAATCTGAAGAAACAATTTTTAGGTATTGTTATGCATTATTTTGAACAGCAGCTCAAGTTGGTTTGTTTCTCCTACAAAACAAAGAGATTTGGAATTCAGAATCctgttttaaatagaaaattactAAGAAGCAACAAAAGGATGCAAATATGATTACTCATATTTAGCTTGTAGGCCTCTACTCAATTCTGTTGTTTGCCTTTAGTAAGTGCTAGCATTTACAAGTTTACATATCTGATATACAAAAACATAAGATGAATTTATTCGTTTTGTAATCAGTCCATTTTATgataaatcaaagcaaaacagtatccatagggatcagaAGGACTATTAAACCATGTGAAAATGTCTGGATGTCTAGGTCAGCTCCTGGAATTTTTGTAGTTCATTTGCTCCCATCACCTCTGAAGGCGCTCTTCTGCTTCAGGGAAGACTGGCCAGCTAGCTGGTTTGGTGTGTGGGACTGACATCCAAGTCCTGGGCTTGGATCAGATTAAGCAGGAACCTTTACAGGTTTCCCACATAGCTCTGCTTTGGATCTGGAATATGTTCATTGAGCCTGGTTTGTTTCATAGTATCTTGGACACAAATGACCATTTTGACTGAGCTTGATTATAATAAATTTTCTGGCCTACCACAATGAAGCGGTTCTGGTACCCccattggttttgtttattttaaataaaaatggacCCAAGTGTCTGTCAGAGACAGCATAGATGCAGATACACATGCATGAAAATGTAGGAATGTGATTGAAGTTCTCTAAGTTTCTTTCAGCTCTTTATTCCTAGAATCAGAGTTGgatgattttataattttttaaacataGGAGTACATCCATAATTAATTAGgaaacatattttccttttgtccttAACAAGATTAAGTTATAGTAAGAGGAAATGATTGGAAGAAAATGCACATACTGTGAAGAGCAGATGtaacaaaatctgttttcttgcagCCTTGTATTCTCTGCCCCAttactgtcatttttttccacacacgAATTCCATCTTTCTCACTCCACATTTCTTATGATACCATTGAAATAGGAGACATTCTTTGGTTATTCCAGAGTTACATATGGGCTGGCTGTCAGTCAATATGCGTGTACCGAGTCTGTCTGGCAGCTGACAATGTATAGCAGTTAAATTCAAGTGTTGGCAGCAAAAGACATTGGGGAGGAGGATGGAATTATGTCCTAGAATTATGGTTTAGGTTAGTAAGATACTTCCTagtattttgtaattaaatgcatttctatgtcctgtctttcctttctctccacaGGAGCTAGTGGTTTAGAAGATAAGGAGGAAGAATCACAGGGAGCAGAGTAATTGGATATAATTAGAGATGAAGAGCCAAACGAAAGGAGATTTTGgagtaaatattttattatggtAGACctgcaatattttcattaattaaaaaaaaagctgtgttaAGATGCTCTGAATAAACATTTCTGTCACTGTTCTGTCTGGAATATGTATCTCTGGCACTTTTATGATCCCAGTGTGCAGTCTCACAACAACTTTCTTTATTCTACACAGCAAGCAGTCAGTTGTTGGATTCAGTACAAGATTATTCTGGATTCATGAAGTTGTGTCCTCACATGCTTGCAGAAGCAAAACCAGTCTTCTCCCACAACTGGCAGTTCTTCTCTTCCTTGAACCATGTCTCTGGGAATAGAGACCTGGGGGTCTTGCTTGTGAAAACAAAGGTAGTGCTGGGTTTCCCAGCTCTATCTGTATCCCCTGTCACTATACCAGTTATAGGCCTACATTTTCctagttaatattttttattgttcatGTAGCTGTAGAAGCTCTTCTTGTTACCCTAAATGTCCCCTTGATAATTGAATTTtgctgaaaactgaattttgcatTCCTAACATACTGGTACAgtgtttttaaatcttttcctttgtagtatgttttccttccactttCCGCATACTACTGCATTTACTATTGTATGTTGCAGCTCAGTCCCAAGTTTCTTGCTTCCATGTAGCTTTCTCTAAGATGTTTAAAGGAGACTGTAAGTGGATTGGGGTAAAAAAGTAAATCTTCAACAAATTCCCAGCATTATGCCACACTTAATATCCACAAGCTCTCAACCAGCATGTTGTCCATAGTACCTCCATGCATTCAAGCTGCTTCTTTACATAGAGGAAAACTCTCCtccttattttccctttctatttTAACTAATGATCCCCTCATTCATTGGAGAGCTCCAGGTGTGTGAGCTGTCCCATCATGTTTTTCCAAAGATGTCACAGTTCTGCGTCTGCACACAGAGCAGTTCCTAGttcattctttttgtttccCAGTCTGGGAAacatttgtatatatatattaaacgTAAGCTCCCTTTTGACTTGTTTTATCTTTCCCAAGGGGTATCTTGGTCCTGCCATCTTGCCCTATTTACTTACTGCTTCTGGACATTGTTTCTTAGTGGATGGCAGTAACAGCCATTGTAGAGGACCTCTGACTGCTACCACTTTGCTGCAGATGCTCAAGCCAAGCATGAATGGCTCTGAAGCTTTCCTTAGCAGCACCTGTTCCTCTCCGTATGGTTATAAGGGCTCAATACTAACTCTCTGTGTTCAGTCTGTGCAAGAAGGAGCAACAACATTTCTCCTGCTGCCAGAAGTCACGAACTTCAACAGCTTCCCACAGGGGAGTCCCCATGTACTGCTCCAACCTGTACAGCCCCTAGACATCCCTCTACCTCTGGCTTAAGCTCTCACCTCTGTGGAGCCCCTGCTGATATATCATTTACTCTCCTAAACAATGAACAGTCTGCACGCCTCCTTCTGCAAGTCCTTGGACAGACAGCATCTGGACCACCACACACCTCCCACAGGGGAGGAACCCATTGCCCACAGCCCTGTGGAAGAGTCAGACACAACA
This window encodes:
- the RSPH1 gene encoding LOW QUALITY PROTEIN: radial spoke head 1 homolog (The sequence of the model RefSeq protein was modified relative to this genomic sequence to represent the inferred CDS: substituted 1 base at 1 genomic stop codon), producing the protein MSDESEEGSEEEEAEDTLGEYEGERNAEGERHGRGKARLPNGDTYDGEYEHGLRNGQGTYRFKNGACYIGTYLRNKKHGQGTFFYPDGSKYEGDWVDDQRHGHGQYTYANGDTYTGEWFNHYRHGQGTYVYKDTGSKYVGGWAHGNQEGEAELIYLNHRFKGRFSNGKPVGRGKYVFDIGCEQHGEYTQKEDKGEEEEEELSVLAEPKWKALKITKLTHWTPHGESPPPPKEASLEAPAAAAPEAGARGDGVEERSAAAVTEEETIPSIAVTDESDEGMYGEPSAFEASGEVLSSVRDTGEEEEENREEEENQDQEDXGASGLEDKEEESQGAE